A part of Prolixibacteraceae bacterium genomic DNA contains:
- a CDS encoding RloB family protein: MRTRLRVQTSFGERKQRSETVEPKNIYIISIVGEGKTEEDYFDGLKDSGRTGLVKIERLEKEDETDTKSHPKYVYELLEERSTYWQEHGVAPYELWMVVDRDKGNVSESQLKEIIRQCEERGYGLAISNPTFELWLLLHLTDKDAYDEDDLYENRKVNKQKRFLEKALADLLGGYRKSNFKFDKFQSGINDAIVRGKAMPSDNDELVDKLGTSVWILVDKILQ, encoded by the coding sequence ATGAGAACTAGGCTACGTGTTCAAACTTCTTTTGGAGAGAGGAAGCAAAGATCAGAAACCGTAGAGCCTAAGAATATATATATCATATCAATTGTAGGGGAAGGAAAGACGGAAGAGGATTATTTTGATGGATTAAAAGATTCTGGAAGGACAGGTTTAGTTAAGATTGAACGATTAGAGAAAGAGGATGAAACAGACACTAAAAGTCATCCAAAATATGTCTACGAACTTCTCGAGGAGCGGTCTACCTATTGGCAAGAACATGGGGTAGCACCATACGAGTTGTGGATGGTTGTGGATAGAGATAAAGGGAATGTTTCTGAATCACAATTGAAAGAGATAATTCGCCAATGTGAGGAGAGAGGTTATGGCTTGGCAATATCTAATCCAACCTTTGAATTATGGTTGCTACTCCACTTGACAGATAAAGATGCTTATGATGAAGATGATCTCTATGAGAATAGAAAGGTGAATAAGCAGAAGAGGTTTTTAGAGAAAGCCTTGGCTGATCTATTAGGTGGTTATAGAAAAAGTAATTTTAAGTTTGATAAATTTCAATCAGGCATAAACGATGCCATTGTAAGAGGTAAAGCAATGCCTTCAGATAATGATGAATTAGTAGATAAGCTGGGGACAAGTGTTTGGATTCTTGTGGACAAAATATTGCAATAG
- a CDS encoding ATP-binding protein, translated as MLIRFNTSNFLSFNEVSEFSMIANQERRKPSHLYKGNSLSILKTGILYGANASGKSNFIKAIDFSQRVILSGIDKVDPINCHYRLKDGNELLPSTFQYEIMVEGKCYNYGFAAILKDNLIIEEWLLEISAKGEKKIFERFRDDQGTHHIEFGISLKGKAKIRFDVYREDFAKSDSTLFLNEINRKSLEGLSEAKYFQSVYKWFDHKLTVLFPQSKFKGLSFIGDDNEMAQSFNSFLSIFQTGIHGVTSEEMDLDSFELPKKMKDELSSKIVENEIIIFEFNEISYALERGDQNKYKVKKLGLEHLSDQGKAVVFDMIDESDGTQRLFDFIPALKSLASSDSVFLIDEIDRSLHSKLTYAIIELFLDISKNNQSQLVVTTHESLLLDLDLLRRDEIWFVEKNSNQSRLFSLDEFKVRNDKKINKDYLLGRYGAIPIFKSFKNLNI; from the coding sequence ATGCTAATACGATTTAATACTTCGAATTTTCTGTCGTTTAATGAGGTGTCTGAGTTCTCTATGATTGCAAATCAGGAGCGACGTAAACCATCCCATCTTTATAAAGGGAATAGTCTGTCAATTCTCAAGACAGGGATTCTTTATGGCGCCAATGCTTCTGGTAAGTCTAATTTTATTAAAGCTATTGATTTCTCACAAAGGGTAATTCTTTCAGGTATAGATAAGGTGGATCCCATTAATTGTCATTATCGATTAAAGGATGGAAATGAGTTATTACCTTCTACTTTCCAATACGAGATAATGGTGGAGGGGAAGTGCTATAACTACGGGTTTGCAGCGATTCTTAAAGATAATCTTATTATAGAAGAGTGGTTGCTTGAAATTAGTGCCAAAGGAGAAAAGAAGATATTTGAACGTTTTCGTGATGATCAAGGGACGCATCATATTGAGTTTGGGATTTCATTAAAAGGGAAAGCAAAGATTCGGTTTGATGTTTATAGAGAAGATTTTGCGAAGTCGGACAGTACGCTGTTTTTAAATGAGATAAATAGAAAGAGTTTAGAGGGGCTTTCCGAAGCCAAATATTTCCAAAGCGTGTATAAGTGGTTTGATCACAAGCTTACCGTACTATTCCCACAGTCGAAATTTAAAGGTTTAAGTTTTATTGGAGATGATAATGAGATGGCGCAATCGTTTAATTCATTCTTGTCTATTTTTCAAACAGGGATACATGGGGTTACTTCTGAAGAGATGGATCTAGATAGTTTTGAGCTTCCGAAAAAAATGAAGGATGAACTGTCGAGTAAGATTGTTGAGAATGAAATTATCATATTTGAGTTCAATGAAATCTCCTATGCCTTAGAGCGTGGGGATCAAAATAAATACAAAGTTAAAAAGCTCGGTTTAGAGCACCTTTCAGATCAAGGAAAGGCCGTGGTGTTTGATATGATTGATGAATCGGACGGAACACAGCGTCTGTTCGACTTTATTCCCGCCTTAAAATCGTTGGCTAGTTCTGATTCAGTATTTCTAATTGATGAGATAGACAGGAGCCTTCATTCCAAGTTAACTTATGCTATCATCGAACTGTTTTTGGATATTAGTAAAAACAATCAAAGTCAGTTGGTGGTTACCACACACGAATCTTTACTACTCGATCTTGATTTACTTAGAAGAGATGAGATATGGTTTGTGGAAAAAAACAGTAACCAATCTAGATTGTTTTCTTTAGATGAATTTAAGGTGAGAAATGATAAAAAGATAAACAAAGATTACCTTTTAGGGAGATATGGAGCTATCCCTATCTTCAAGAGTTTTAAGAACCTAAATATTTAA
- a CDS encoding VOC family protein — MNKMRKIAYTMMMIAIVLSIYSCSSTTKKEEPSPRFRVGLTTIFTDDIDGMKSLFHDKMGIPITSELADFIEFKTGQSRFSIGSREAMFKTLKDSTYIIQRSGASVGIGFMFDTKEEVDSLFRSMKAQGVFFNQAPKMMPWNEYTAFFKDPEGNIHELIYTPPQD; from the coding sequence ATGAATAAAATGAGAAAGATTGCTTACACCATGATGATGATTGCTATCGTATTAAGCATTTATAGCTGTTCTTCTACCACAAAAAAAGAAGAACCATCTCCTAGATTTAGAGTTGGTCTCACTACGATATTTACGGATGACATTGATGGTATGAAATCTCTATTCCATGATAAAATGGGAATTCCTATCACAAGTGAACTAGCCGATTTTATTGAATTTAAGACTGGGCAAAGTAGGTTCTCTATTGGATCGAGAGAAGCCATGTTTAAAACACTCAAAGATAGCACCTATATAATACAAAGAAGTGGAGCATCGGTAGGCATTGGATTCATGTTTGACACCAAAGAAGAGGTAGACTCTCTATTTCGATCAATGAAAGCACAAGGGGTTTTCTTTAACCAAGCTCCCAAAATGATGCCTTGGAATGAATACACGGCCTTTTTTAAAGATCCAGAAGGAAATATACATGAGTTAATCTATACACCTCCTCAGGATTAA